One window from the genome of Podospora pseudocomata strain CBS 415.72m chromosome 6, whole genome shotgun sequence encodes:
- a CDS encoding hypothetical protein (COG:S; EggNog:ENOG503PE6J), with amino-acid sequence MFRLGNWLGTHHSLARSTLLSNALKPTWQQTVITVHLPNIMTDNAINLRHECKNADFVKILNSDALRPLIHRGRTPECTLCTFLQQTVVLSGIKRHGTSLELEIRRNHEEIAGELSASNQTGSTTTSLRGWISDCEQQHSLQGSKCRAAAPFHLDSSRVVDCAGAEPTLIAYPLGAGTPWATRGWTYPEGVLSKRRLVFTKHQLIFQCQKTQFLESPLEVLGDHIEQYVARNFTASTDGLDALRGVLQRYKADEDPPPTRSLWGARLSSTNGTIPLAWPCPTTSRLLPELDLAWVEDGEEDELVSLIGST; translated from the exons ATGTTTCGGTTGGGTAACTGGTTGGGTACCCATCATAGCCTGGCGCGCTCCACTTTGCTATCCAACGCCTTGAAACCTACCTGGCAACAAACTGTCATCACAGTTCACCTTCCCAATATAATGACCGACAATGCCATCAATCTCCGCCACGAGTGCAAAAACGCTGATTTTGTTAAAATCTTGAATAGTGACGCGTTGCGACCGTTGATTCACAGAGGGCGAACCCCTGAATGCACACTCTGCACCTTTTTACAACAGACCGTGGTGCTTTCTGGCATCAAGCGTCATGGAACGTCGCTTGAGCTCGAAATCAGGCGGAACCACGAAGAGATCGCGGGAGAGCTCTCGG CATCGAATCAGACAGGATCGACTACGACATCTTTGCGTGGATGGATATCCGACTGCGAACAGCAGCATTCACTCCAGGGTTCAAAATGCCGCGCGGCCGCCCCCTTTCATCTCGACAGCTCCCGCGTGGTTGACTGCGCAGGTGCGGAGCCAACCCTCATTGCGTACCCCCT GGGAGCAGGAACCCCCTGGGCAACTCGCGGCTGGACCTACCCAGAAGGTGTCCTGTCCAAGCGCCGGCTCGTGTTTACCAAACATCAACTCATCTTTCAGTGCCAGAAAACGCAGTTTCTGGA GAGCCCACTTGAAGTGTTGGGAGACCATATCGAGCAATATGTCGCCCGGAATTTCACGGCATCGACCGACGGCCTAGACGCTCTCAGGGGTGTTCTACAGCGATACAAGGCAGACGAGGACCCCCCCCCTACTAGGTCTTTGTGGGGCGCCCGTCTCTCCTCGACGAATGGCACCATCCCGTTAGCATGGCCATGCCCGACAACTTCACGCTT GCTTCCCGAGTTGGACTTGGCTTGGGTGGAAGacggggaagaggacgagcTTGTATCTCTTATCGGTTCGACTTGA